A genomic stretch from Falco naumanni isolate bFalNau1 chromosome 4, bFalNau1.pat, whole genome shotgun sequence includes:
- the SLC26A6 gene encoding solute carrier family 26 member 6 has protein sequence MEGEMTLSHRAPCKVLSEADLEEVVQRKPPTEPSLRGCLHKTRCSASTAKSLLFRFLPFLHWLPRYPFKDWLLGDIASGFSVGIMHLPQGLAYALLAGLPPVTGLYSSFYPVFLYFFFGTSRHNSVGPFAVISVMIGSLTDSLLPSEKFLESVNGSNMTVNEAQRDAARVELVATITVLTGIFQVALGLLQFGFVVTYLSDPLVRGYTTAASVHVLISQLKNVFGVSVGEHSGPLSMFMTFIEICQKLPETNVGTLVTAIIAMVAIFIVKELNHKLASKLPMPIPIELITIIISTGISYGVNLNAKFGISVVGNIPSGLKPPVAPNVSYFGQVVGNAFAIAVVGYAICISLGKIFALKHGYKVDSNQELIALGLCNFLGGFFQCFAISCSMSRSLVQESTGGNSQVAGVIASLVILVTILKVGELFRDLPKAILSAIIIINLKGMFKQFNDLCMLWKSNRVDLVVWIVTFVATLILNLDIGLAASVGFGLLTVIFRTQLPHYSILGRIADTDVYRDVAEYQTAQEVSGVKIFRSSSTLYFANVELYAEALKKKSGINVDRLIEKKKKALKKLKKQQKKAEKEKAKWKKDTEDGHNGPDIAVIELSGAEGSTPPKPTLRTLGLPQPGLHAIILDFSPVSFVDTVSIKILKNIFRDFHEIEVDVFVAGCPVPVLDQLERGNFFSSAITKHCFFPSVHDAVVHISREQRGASVDLSTRM, from the exons ATGGAGGGGGAAATGACGCTGAGCCACCGGGCGCCCTGCAAGGTGCTGAGCGAGGCCGACCTGGAGGAGGTGGTGCAGCGGAAACCTCCCACTGAGCCCTCACTGCGTGGCTGTCTCCACAAGACCAG ATGTTCAGCCTCCACTGCCAAGTCCCTGCTCTTTCgcttcctgcccttcctgcacTGGCTGCCCCGCTACCCATTCAAGGACTGGCTCCTGGGTGACATTGCCTCGGGGTTCAGTGTGGGCATCATGCACCTGCCCCAGG GGCTTGCCTACGCGCTGCTGGCCGGGCTGCCACCCGTCACTGGTCTCTATTCCTCCTTTTACCCCGTCTTCCTCTACTTCTTCTTCGGGACGTCCAGGCACAACTCTGTGG GCCCCTTCGCTGTCATCTCCGTCATGATCGGGAGCTTGACAGACTCTCTGCTGCCCAGCGAGAAATTCCTGGAATCTGTCAATGGCAGCAACATGACAGTCAATGAGGCACAGCGGGATGCTGCCAGGGTGGAGCTGGTGGCCACCATCACTGTCCTGACAGGCATCTTCCAG GTGGCCCTGGGCCTCCTGCAGTTTGGATTCGTGGTGACCTACCTCTCAGACCCACTGGTGCGCGGCTACAccactgctgcctctgtgcaTGTCCTCATCTCCCAGCTCAAGAATGTCTTCGGGGTCTCTGTCGGGGAGCACTCAGGGCCGCTCTCAATGTTCATG ACCTTCATCGAGATCTGCCAGAAGCTGCCAGAGACCAACGTGGGCACCCTGGTGACAGCCATCATTGCCATGGTGGCCATCTTCATTGTGAAAGAGCTCAACCACAAGCTGGCTTCCAAGCTGCCCATGCCCATCCCCATCGAGCTTATCACG ATCATCATCTCCACTGGCATCTCCTACGGCGTCAACCTGAATGCCAAGTTTGGCATCTCTGTGGTGGGCAACATTCCCAGCGG GTTGAAGCCACCTGTGGCCCCTAACGTCAGCTACTTTGGGCAGGTGGTGGGCAATGCCTTCGCCATTGCTGTGGTGGGCTATGCCATCTGCATCTCCCTGGGCAAGATCTTTGCCCTGAAGCACGGCTACAAAGTGGACAGCAACCAG gaGCTGATTGCGCTGGGCCTCTGCAACTTCCTAGGTGGCTTCTTCCAGTGTTTTGCCATCAGCTGCTCCATGTCACGGAGCCTGGTACAGGAGAGCACAGGGGGCAATAGCCAG gtaGCTGGTGTCATCGCATCGCTGGTCATCCTGGTGACCATCCTGAAGGTTGGAGAGCTCTTCCGGGACCTGCCCAAG GCTATCTTGTCTGCTATCATCATCATCAACCTCAAAGGCATGTTCAAGCAGTTCAATGACCTCTGCATGCTCTGGAAGTCCAACCGGGTGGACCTG GTGGTCTGGATCGTGACATTCGTGGCCACCCTCATACTGAACTTGGACATTGGCTTGGCGGCCTCAGTGGGTTTTGGGCTGCTCACTGTCATCTTCCGCACCCAGCT cccccactACTCCATCCTGGGGCGCATCGCCGATACTGATGTCTACAGGGACGTGGCTGAATATCAGACG GCACAGGAGGTCTCCGGTGTGAAGATTTTCCGTTCCTCCTCCACCCTCTATTTTGCCAACGTGGAGCTGTATGCTGAGGCCCTGAAGAAGAAG AGTGGCATCAACGTGGACCGCCTGAttgagaagaagaagaaggccctcaagaagctgaagaaacagcagaagaaagcagagaaggagaAGGCAAAGTGGAAAAAG GACACAGAGGATGGGCACAATGGTCCGGACATAGCAGTGATCGAGCTGAGTGGGGCAGAGGGTAGCACACCCCCCAAGCCCACCCTGCGTaccctggggctgccccagcctggcttgCACGCCATCATCTTGGACTTCAGCCCCGTCAGCTTTGTGGACACTGTCTCTATCAAGATCCTGAAGAAT ATCTTCAGGGATTTCCATGAGATAGAAGTGGACGTCTTTGTTGCCGGCTGCCCGG TGCCCGTCCTTGATCAGCTGGAGCGGGGCAACTTCTTCAGCTCAGCCATCACGAAGCACTGCTTCTTCCCCTCGGTGCATGACGCCGTGGTCCACATCAGCAGGGAGCAGCGCGGGGCCTCG GTGGACCTCAGCACCAGAATGTAG